The following coding sequences are from one Brienomyrus brachyistius isolate T26 chromosome 2, BBRACH_0.4, whole genome shotgun sequence window:
- the ankdd1b gene encoding ankyrin repeat and death domain-containing protein 1B isoform X1, with translation MDKALAFKDRILNKENLNPKTWIKAENIKGFKDFILQKESEETDGQNFDDENMLLDSEKAYMEAAKKNDVHTMKLLGKSVNVNAKNVHDRTALHYAVAGKNQEAVELLLQRRAKLDVQDKHGVTAAHLAAWFGSLAILKLLIQAGADQKTENQEGMTIMHCAAINNHTDIVTYIVNDLQMKELDKEDQSGKRAFSRAAEHGCVPMMELLLEEPFSMATMQEDQNGNTPLHLAAKNGHLNAIQLLLQNFDNRNEVNKAGETSLYLAANGAYEDCVQALLEADCDPNIVTTAKNAALHPVAEKGYTSLVKLLTDNGADMNLQNQHLQAPFHLAVKNCHIPVIHTLLKAGCDTDVTDHRGQTALHIAAELGKTDVVEMILKADTDLSLRDKQEKTPLGVAARGNMVIIVDMIIKAERYFAWKKANVEFNETLHNDFPLTFKLDHSAETKQIRATIWNLGYHLLKPNDWKKLAQHWDFTGPQIAAIEEQWTGLKSYQEHGNRMMLIWLHGVCMTGKNATKELHESLLSTGYTSIADKIRADTNGKETRKCSVS, from the exons ATGGACAAAGCTTTGGCTTTCAAAGATCGAATTCTGAACAAGGAAAACCTGAATCCCAAAACCTGGATAAAAGCAGAGAATATTAAAGGTTTTAAAGACTTTATACTGCAGAAAGAATCAGAAGAGACAGATGGACAAAATTTTGATGATGAAAATATGC TGCTGGATTCCGAAAAGGCTTATATGGAAGCTGCAAAGAAGAATGATGTACACACAATGAAGCTCCTTGGCAAGAGTGTCAATGTCAATGCAAAGAATGTC CACGATCGAACCGCACTACACTACGCTGTGGCTGGGAAAAACCAGGAAGCGGTGGAACTCTTGCTTCAGAGAAGAGCCAAGTTAGATGTACAAGACAAG CATGGAGTGACCGCAGCTCACTTGGCTGCCTGGTTTGGGAGTCTGGCTATTCTTAAGCTGCTTATACAGGCTGGGGCCGACCAGAAAACTGAGAACCAG GAAGGAATGACCATTATGCATTGTGCTGCCATCAATAATCACACCGACATTGTGACATACATTGTAAATGACTTGCAGATGAAAGAACTGGATAAAGAGGACCAG TCAGGGAAGCGGGCTTTCTCCCGCGCAGCTGAGCATGGCTGCGTGCCGATGATGGAGTTGCTGCTGGAGGAGCCGTTCAGTATGGCCACCATGCAGGAAGATCAG AACGGCAACACCCCTTTGCACCTTGCAGCAAAAAATGGACACCTGAATGCTATTCAGCTCCTACTTCAGAATTTTGACAACCGCAATGAGGTCAATAAG GCAGGAGAGACATCACTGTACCTGGCTGCAAACGGTGCTTATGAGGACTGTGTCCAAGCACTGTTAGAAGCTGACTGTGACCCTAATATCGTTACTACC GCTAAGAATGCCGCTTTGCATCCCGTGGCAGAAAAGGGGTACACGTCCCTGGTCAAGCTCCTCACGGATAATGGTGCCGACATGAATTTGCAGAATCAG CATCTACAGGCTCCCTTTCACCTGGCAGTGAAGAACTGCCATATTCCTGTCATCCACACACTCCTGAAGGCCGGCTGTGACACTGACGTCACCGACCAT AGGGGACAAACCGCACTTCATATTGCAGCAGAGCTGGGAAAGACTGATGTTGTGGAGATGATTCTGAAAGCTGATACAGACCTATCTCTCCGGGACAAG CAAGAAAAGACGCCGCTGGGAGTGGCAGCCAGGGGCAACATGGTCATCATTGTGGATATGATCATTAAAGCAGAAAGATATTTTGCGTGGAAAAAG GCAAATGTGGAATTTAATGAAACCCTTCACAACGACTTTCCACTGACATTCAAATTAGACCACAGTGCAGAAACCAAGCAGATCCGTGCTACCATCTGGAATTTGGGCTACCACCTGCTGAAACCAAATGACTGGAAGAAACTTGCACAGCACTGGGATTTCACTGGCCCACAGATTGCAGCCATAGAAGAGCAGTGGACAG GCCTGAAGAGCTACCAGGAACATGGCAACCGGATGATGTTGATTTGGCTACATGGAGTCTGTATGACAGGCAAGAATGCAACCAAAGAGCTTCATGAGAGTCTACTTTCTACAGGATACACAAGTATCGCAG acaaaATAAGGGCAGACACAAATGGGAAGGAGACGAGAAAATGTTCGGTCTCATAA
- the ankdd1b gene encoding ankyrin repeat and death domain-containing protein 1B isoform X2 codes for MDKALAFKDRILNKENLNPKTWIKAENIKGFKDFILQKESEETDGQNFDDENMLLDSEKAYMEAAKKNDVHTMKLLGKSVNVNAKNVHDRTALHYAVAGKNQEAVELLLQRRAKLDVQDKHGVTAAHLAAWFGSLAILKLLIQAGADQKTENQEGMTIMHCAAINNHTDIVTYIVNDLQMKELDKEDQSGKRAFSRAAEHGCVPMMELLLEEPFSMATMQEDQNGNTPLHLAAKNGHLNAIQLLLQNFDNRNEVNKAGETSLYLAANGAYEDCVQALLEADCDPNIVTTAKNAALHPVAEKGYTSLVKLLTDNGADMNLQNQHLQAPFHLAVKNCHIPVIHTLLKAGCDTDVTDHRGQTALHIAAELGKTDVVEMILKADTDLSLRDKQEKTPLGVAARGNMVIIVDMIIKAERYFAWKKELGGSKNMDQQSVCKDRTGKHGSKVISQEIQGKVAKPESRGLPVYCNICSSQRVK; via the exons ATGGACAAAGCTTTGGCTTTCAAAGATCGAATTCTGAACAAGGAAAACCTGAATCCCAAAACCTGGATAAAAGCAGAGAATATTAAAGGTTTTAAAGACTTTATACTGCAGAAAGAATCAGAAGAGACAGATGGACAAAATTTTGATGATGAAAATATGC TGCTGGATTCCGAAAAGGCTTATATGGAAGCTGCAAAGAAGAATGATGTACACACAATGAAGCTCCTTGGCAAGAGTGTCAATGTCAATGCAAAGAATGTC CACGATCGAACCGCACTACACTACGCTGTGGCTGGGAAAAACCAGGAAGCGGTGGAACTCTTGCTTCAGAGAAGAGCCAAGTTAGATGTACAAGACAAG CATGGAGTGACCGCAGCTCACTTGGCTGCCTGGTTTGGGAGTCTGGCTATTCTTAAGCTGCTTATACAGGCTGGGGCCGACCAGAAAACTGAGAACCAG GAAGGAATGACCATTATGCATTGTGCTGCCATCAATAATCACACCGACATTGTGACATACATTGTAAATGACTTGCAGATGAAAGAACTGGATAAAGAGGACCAG TCAGGGAAGCGGGCTTTCTCCCGCGCAGCTGAGCATGGCTGCGTGCCGATGATGGAGTTGCTGCTGGAGGAGCCGTTCAGTATGGCCACCATGCAGGAAGATCAG AACGGCAACACCCCTTTGCACCTTGCAGCAAAAAATGGACACCTGAATGCTATTCAGCTCCTACTTCAGAATTTTGACAACCGCAATGAGGTCAATAAG GCAGGAGAGACATCACTGTACCTGGCTGCAAACGGTGCTTATGAGGACTGTGTCCAAGCACTGTTAGAAGCTGACTGTGACCCTAATATCGTTACTACC GCTAAGAATGCCGCTTTGCATCCCGTGGCAGAAAAGGGGTACACGTCCCTGGTCAAGCTCCTCACGGATAATGGTGCCGACATGAATTTGCAGAATCAG CATCTACAGGCTCCCTTTCACCTGGCAGTGAAGAACTGCCATATTCCTGTCATCCACACACTCCTGAAGGCCGGCTGTGACACTGACGTCACCGACCAT AGGGGACAAACCGCACTTCATATTGCAGCAGAGCTGGGAAAGACTGATGTTGTGGAGATGATTCTGAAAGCTGATACAGACCTATCTCTCCGGGACAAG CAAGAAAAGACGCCGCTGGGAGTGGCAGCCAGGGGCAACATGGTCATCATTGTGGATATGATCATTAAAGCAGAAAGATATTTTGCGTGGAAAAAG gagctgggagggagcaaaaatatggaccaaCAGTCGGTCTgcaaggaccggactgggaaacatggCTCTAAAGTGATTTCTCAAGAAATACAAGGCAAGGTGGCCAAACCTGAATCCAGGGGACTccccgtttattgtaatatttGCTCCAGCCAGCGTGTGAAGTAA